Proteins from a genomic interval of Paenibacillus sp. FSL H8-0048:
- a CDS encoding SDR family NAD(P)-dependent oxidoreductase: protein MTIAIITGGSNGIGKAAALELGKRGISVILTYNSYKDRAEDVVQEIEKNAGVRAVALKLDLTQIPTFADFVQEVKESLQNIWNRTTFDYLVNNGGIGGPMLFNEMSEEYFDKILNTNFKGPVFLTQQLARFMEDAGAIVNITSSSKTQSFPGYSVYGSLKAAFSTWTRYIAKELATRQIRVNAVSPGPTHSNFGDGVFDKHPEFIKPLAEQSVFGRIGHPEDIAKVIVSLLSDEFGWVTAQDIEVSGGHLL, encoded by the coding sequence ATGACAATTGCGATAATAACGGGTGGAAGTAATGGCATTGGAAAAGCGGCGGCGCTGGAGCTTGGCAAACGCGGGATTAGCGTCATTCTCACCTACAATTCCTATAAGGACCGCGCTGAAGATGTCGTACAGGAGATTGAAAAAAATGCAGGTGTCCGGGCAGTTGCACTCAAGCTGGATCTGACGCAGATCCCGACCTTTGCAGACTTTGTTCAAGAAGTGAAGGAGAGTCTCCAAAACATTTGGAACCGGACAACCTTTGATTACTTGGTGAATAATGGCGGTATCGGCGGACCCATGCTGTTCAATGAGATGAGTGAAGAATATTTCGACAAGATTCTGAATACGAATTTCAAGGGACCGGTTTTTCTAACGCAACAGCTTGCCAGATTCATGGAGGACGCTGGAGCTATTGTCAATATCACGAGTTCATCCAAAACTCAATCCTTTCCAGGCTATTCCGTCTATGGCTCGTTAAAAGCAGCCTTCTCAACCTGGACCCGCTATATTGCCAAAGAGCTTGCAACACGTCAGATTCGCGTCAACGCCGTGTCGCCTGGTCCTACGCACAGCAATTTCGGCGATGGAGTATTCGATAAACATCCCGAATTCATTAAGCCGCTGGCGGAGCAATCTGTATTTGGCAGAATCGGCCACCCCGAAGATATTGCGAAGGTTATTGTGAGCTTGCTGTCCGATGAGTTCGGGTGGGTTACAGCCCAGGACATTGAAGTGTCTGGCGGACATTTGCTTTAA
- a CDS encoding AraC family transcriptional regulator has product MDLMKDAGTRQIETGVPGLSMIKGEIPNHQLAALYEPMIGFTVQGRKILSIGGRSTELAGPSYYVLPVHVPATAVVHPDHAGHPYMSLGLKLNQNVLQSLLRDLQENLLPAASGPFAACDMDIELMEAWLRLLRLSKAPGDIPALAPAYEREILYRVLMGPQGGELRQLGQRESDLSRISQIVKWFRSNFMRPIDIGELASKSGMAINTFHRQFKRATGLSPIQFQKQLRLLEARNLIAFEGYPVASAAYHVGYQSPSQFNREYSRFFGASPARDTESLRQIESMRDY; this is encoded by the coding sequence ATGGATCTGATGAAGGATGCGGGCACCAGGCAGATTGAAACCGGAGTACCAGGGCTGAGTATGATTAAAGGAGAGATCCCCAATCATCAGCTTGCAGCGCTATACGAGCCAATGATTGGTTTTACGGTTCAAGGAAGAAAGATTCTATCTATAGGGGGGCGCAGTACGGAACTGGCAGGGCCATCTTATTACGTGTTACCCGTGCATGTTCCTGCAACGGCGGTTGTACATCCAGACCATGCTGGACATCCGTACATGTCCCTTGGTCTCAAGTTGAATCAGAATGTTCTTCAGAGTCTGTTAAGAGATCTCCAGGAGAATCTATTACCGGCTGCTTCCGGGCCATTCGCAGCTTGCGACATGGATATTGAATTGATGGAGGCCTGGCTGCGTTTATTGCGATTATCGAAAGCGCCAGGAGATATTCCAGCTCTTGCACCGGCTTATGAGCGCGAAATCCTGTATCGCGTACTGATGGGACCACAAGGAGGGGAGCTGAGGCAATTGGGTCAGCGGGAAAGTGACCTATCCCGGATATCCCAAATTGTGAAATGGTTCCGGAGTAATTTTATGAGGCCCATAGACATTGGTGAGCTGGCATCGAAATCGGGGATGGCTATAAATACCTTTCACCGGCAGTTTAAACGGGCTACGGGGTTAAGTCCTATTCAATTCCAAAAGCAATTAAGGCTCCTGGAGGCCAGAAACCTCATTGCCTTCGAGGGCTATCCGGTAGCAAGTGCCGCATACCATGTTGGCTATCAGAGTCCTTCACAGTTCAACCGCGAGTATTCCCGGTTCTTCGGTGCATCTCCTGCCCGTGACACGGAGAGCTTAAGACAAATTGAAAGCATGAGGGATTATTAG
- a CDS encoding S-layer homology domain-containing protein → MNSRKYVISISRLLVIIMLFSIFTYTPVPAAAAGEETSVELSGLIAQAEALKTGNTEFPLQVSHSVYGSVYGSDVERAFPWVHVDELQALNDAIELARNANTPTDEAVAALKEAIMNFSKNIKSDGSDPYFRLDPGPGKVSVKVTAPTNAWTARTPLDNRVPADFAGGTFKTIAYPFADAQGKAEVLQINYAHNGKSTFGGISLESPLSPAVNVTEGSTIEFDVYYPKSAQGKFMRWRVRNANDNLDSYLRDYQYNNLNPDWVGSYNGESWLKAHHSITASTGNSSKFILELHGENARPEETGMLLVSNIQITAPDPNGQALPNVVNKENQSVVAPLKSLYNKENGLFMVGAIGTGPVTGTRANHYEIFVDGNNLKADGTHPRGPEWLKNVNGEAMNGATTAPGLAEYSFPTNSYQAIRDSGTPGQYKSHGHVLAWYNQAPGWMAQMIPASLPSGYNGSAEFYGLGNGVTTTVKVDKDMARRVQFNHTMYVMRHFLTTDTKYGSSEARGVIPFNSWDVLNEEVHESRHSEIIPKDANSWRTSLKHTNWLAAMSDDQIGGDITDHYVYLLFKNAHIAAPNAKMAEAYKANYANLPEYMKLDGHDTKGSIDSYIVDNPPKLTYNDYGLATRSKARTVYNMVLELNTAWRSDPLYDGRPLIEDIGIQGHDAVGKTLASDNQYAMALYASLVDRGLLSGITYSELDLKVPTDAPGGGATAPAALNVRQSDALGYQYALLYKMFNKFAPYIDHIISWGVTGSGWQGSYVLFDGQSNANAGYYGAMKPDRFILGHSYLDDYFAGEYQAIGNNAIDLGDLGVYTPNSVNADLSSLSLSAGTLEPAFNAAITEYEVSLKDAGSITVTAAAADSRSILKVNETVVASGAASEAITLTPGTKTAIKVEVTGVDGRVKTYTLKVTNSKTENPSTPGPGTPSPTPEPATPAPATSAPGTYSTSAPAASPTPSPVAEGQKVTLQATVNNTTASVRVSDLAQAKEFIGKNVTLNIPAVQGVNSYSVGLPAAALTGGTKDNKLTISTEFGQVVISGNLLTGTPESSGREVALEIRKVDKAGLPAEVKAALGERPIIQLSLKVDGKETAWSNPGAPVTVSVPYQPSADELKNPEMIVIRYMDESGKLMTVPSGRYASKTGMVTFTTTHLGDFAVSYVSKTFTDLGKAAWAKNAVEVLASKDILKTEGQVFNPSTDITRADFLYSLVRALGLTAKVEDNFSDVQKNAYYYNELAIAKALGIANGTDNGSFGSDQKITRQDMMVLTERALKLGNKLNTQGTAADLQKFSDKSKVASYALNSVAAMVKEGLIQGSGNQINPAGNTTKAEAAVFLYRLYNK, encoded by the coding sequence ATGAACAGTAGAAAATATGTAATCAGCATCTCCCGCCTTCTCGTTATCATCATGTTGTTCTCCATCTTCACGTATACTCCCGTCCCGGCAGCTGCGGCTGGAGAGGAAACGTCTGTTGAACTGAGCGGACTCATTGCGCAGGCCGAAGCTCTAAAAACCGGCAATACGGAGTTCCCGCTCCAAGTCAGCCATTCTGTGTATGGATCGGTCTATGGTTCTGACGTGGAGCGGGCTTTTCCGTGGGTGCATGTTGACGAGCTCCAAGCTCTGAATGATGCGATTGAGCTCGCGCGTAACGCGAACACTCCCACTGACGAAGCTGTTGCTGCGCTTAAAGAAGCCATAATGAATTTCAGCAAAAATATTAAATCAGACGGCTCCGATCCTTATTTCCGGCTTGATCCGGGTCCGGGTAAGGTTTCTGTAAAAGTTACCGCGCCCACGAATGCCTGGACAGCCAGAACTCCGCTGGATAACCGTGTCCCTGCCGACTTTGCCGGCGGCACCTTCAAGACGATTGCGTATCCTTTTGCAGATGCCCAAGGGAAAGCGGAAGTGCTCCAGATTAATTACGCCCACAACGGGAAAAGCACCTTCGGCGGCATCAGTCTGGAATCCCCGTTGTCCCCGGCCGTCAATGTTACAGAGGGTTCAACGATTGAATTCGATGTCTACTATCCGAAGAGTGCGCAAGGCAAATTCATGAGATGGAGAGTCAGAAATGCCAATGACAACCTGGACAGCTACCTCAGAGATTACCAGTACAATAACCTGAATCCTGACTGGGTGGGCAGCTACAATGGTGAATCCTGGCTAAAGGCTCATCACAGTATCACCGCCTCAACGGGTAATTCCTCGAAATTCATTCTTGAGCTTCATGGAGAGAATGCCCGCCCTGAAGAAACCGGTATGCTGCTGGTCTCGAACATCCAGATCACGGCTCCAGATCCGAATGGCCAGGCTCTTCCGAACGTAGTCAATAAGGAAAACCAGAGTGTCGTAGCGCCTCTAAAGAGTCTGTACAATAAGGAGAATGGCTTGTTCATGGTCGGAGCGATCGGCACAGGGCCCGTAACCGGAACCAGAGCCAATCACTATGAGATCTTCGTTGACGGCAACAATCTGAAGGCCGATGGCACGCATCCCCGAGGGCCGGAATGGCTGAAGAACGTGAACGGCGAGGCCATGAATGGCGCAACCACTGCCCCTGGCTTAGCGGAATACAGCTTCCCGACTAACTCCTATCAGGCGATCCGGGATTCGGGAACTCCTGGGCAGTACAAGTCTCACGGTCATGTTCTGGCATGGTATAACCAGGCCCCTGGTTGGATGGCGCAGATGATCCCTGCAAGCCTGCCCTCCGGGTATAACGGCAGTGCCGAGTTCTACGGACTTGGTAACGGCGTTACGACTACAGTTAAGGTAGATAAAGACATGGCGAGAAGAGTGCAGTTTAACCATACCATGTATGTGATGCGGCACTTCCTGACTACAGATACGAAATATGGCTCAAGCGAAGCGCGTGGCGTCATTCCTTTCAATTCGTGGGATGTGCTGAACGAAGAGGTACACGAGAGCCGCCACAGCGAGATTATCCCTAAGGATGCCAACAGCTGGAGAACGAGCCTGAAGCACACCAACTGGCTTGCTGCTATGTCGGATGATCAGATTGGCGGCGACATCACCGATCATTACGTATACCTGCTGTTCAAAAACGCGCACATCGCGGCACCCAACGCCAAGATGGCGGAAGCTTACAAAGCCAATTATGCTAACCTTCCAGAATACATGAAGCTGGATGGACACGACACCAAAGGCAGCATTGACAGCTACATCGTTGACAATCCTCCGAAGCTGACCTACAACGATTACGGGCTTGCGACCCGCAGTAAAGCCAGAACCGTATACAATATGGTTCTCGAATTAAATACCGCATGGCGCTCCGATCCGCTGTATGACGGAAGACCTCTGATCGAAGACATCGGTATCCAGGGACATGATGCGGTAGGTAAAACCCTGGCAAGCGACAACCAATATGCGATGGCCCTCTATGCCTCTCTCGTTGACCGGGGCCTGCTGTCGGGGATTACCTATTCAGAGCTTGATCTCAAGGTGCCAACCGATGCTCCTGGAGGAGGCGCAACTGCTCCAGCAGCGCTTAATGTCAGACAGTCGGACGCCCTTGGTTATCAGTACGCACTGCTCTACAAAATGTTCAACAAGTTCGCCCCGTATATTGATCACATCATCAGTTGGGGCGTAACCGGTTCGGGATGGCAGGGAAGCTATGTCCTGTTTGACGGCCAAAGTAATGCGAATGCCGGGTACTATGGCGCTATGAAGCCGGACCGGTTCATTCTGGGACATTCGTATCTGGATGATTATTTTGCTGGCGAATATCAGGCCATCGGGAATAATGCCATCGACCTTGGCGATCTTGGAGTCTATACACCTAATAGCGTGAACGCCGACCTCAGCAGCTTGTCCTTGAGTGCAGGAACACTTGAGCCGGCGTTCAACGCAGCCATCACAGAGTATGAGGTATCCCTGAAGGATGCCGGCAGCATTACCGTGACAGCGGCGGCGGCAGACAGCAGATCCATCCTGAAAGTCAACGAGACGGTGGTTGCCAGCGGTGCAGCTTCCGAAGCTATAACACTGACACCGGGCACCAAAACAGCTATAAAGGTTGAGGTTACAGGGGTAGACGGAAGAGTAAAGACCTATACCCTGAAAGTAACCAACAGTAAGACGGAGAATCCGTCCACTCCGGGGCCTGGAACACCATCACCAACACCTGAACCAGCAACACCTGCGCCTGCAACGTCTGCACCTGGCACCTATTCAACGTCTGCACCCGCAGCTTCTCCAACACCATCACCCGTTGCAGAAGGCCAGAAAGTAACCCTGCAGGCAACAGTGAACAATACGACTGCATCCGTTAGGGTATCGGATCTGGCACAAGCAAAGGAATTCATCGGGAAAAATGTGACGCTGAACATCCCTGCCGTGCAAGGAGTGAATTCATACTCGGTAGGCTTGCCTGCCGCAGCACTGACCGGCGGAACCAAGGATAACAAGCTGACCATTTCCACCGAATTCGGTCAGGTTGTCATTTCCGGTAATCTATTGACAGGCACACCTGAAAGCAGCGGCAGGGAAGTCGCGCTGGAGATTAGAAAAGTCGACAAGGCGGGGCTTCCGGCGGAAGTAAAGGCGGCTCTAGGCGAAAGACCAATCATTCAGCTTAGCCTTAAGGTAGACGGCAAAGAAACAGCCTGGAGTAATCCCGGTGCACCTGTAACCGTATCCGTGCCTTACCAGCCGTCTGCGGATGAATTGAAGAATCCCGAAATGATCGTGATCCGGTACATGGACGAAAGCGGAAAGCTGATGACCGTACCAAGTGGACGGTATGCTTCCAAGACCGGTATGGTAACCTTCACAACTACTCATCTCGGCGATTTCGCAGTATCTTATGTATCTAAGACCTTCACAGATCTTGGGAAAGCAGCATGGGCCAAGAACGCGGTCGAAGTCCTTGCATCGAAGGATATTCTCAAGACAGAGGGACAGGTTTTCAATCCGTCAACAGATATCACCAGAGCAGACTTCCTGTATTCCCTTGTAAGAGCACTTGGTTTGACTGCGAAGGTAGAGGACAATTTCAGCGATGTACAGAAGAATGCTTACTACTATAATGAACTTGCCATCGCCAAGGCGCTTGGAATTGCGAATGGCACGGACAACGGCAGCTTCGGCAGCGATCAGAAGATCACCCGGCAGGACATGATGGTGTTGACCGAACGGGCCTTGAAGCTGGGGAATAAGCTGAATACCCAGGGTACAGCTGCGGATCTGCAGAAATTCTCCGACAAGTCCAAGGTGGCTTCCTATGCATTGAATAGCGTAGCCGCCATGGTGAAGGAAGGGCTTATCCAAGGCAGCGGTAACCAGATCAATCCTGCCGGTAATACCACCAAAGCAGAAGCTGCGGTATTCCTCTACAGATTGTATAATAAGTAA
- a CDS encoding putative holin-like toxin: MFEAMMLMLTFGSLIVALLSSKRK, encoded by the coding sequence GTGTTTGAAGCAATGATGCTTATGCTAACCTTTGGTTCGCTTATCGTAGCGCTGCTGTCCAGTAAACGCAAATAG
- a CDS encoding S-layer homology domain-containing protein, with product MFKRLLIILLAVCLITGGASFPLLNAAVYAEELPDNMSGMMQAISSGEDLTEGQTVASEVYLPIHPPQVHMTAAKPPQSNQRLQAAKALPLPTNEVLRYSVLVLDTSASSSFVDSKGRVFYTADTAIDYVKTSAKKFIEATQVADGTNYVAIVSYKGSQASVVSPFSTDVKALGTAIDSIYASSNNRNVAAGLQAADKLISEISEPSAVKNVVLVTTGMTNDGKSNYNGHYDESTVGSKWRRMDTEIRLYAYANVAYEAAEALKQKATLNTIGLFQTFEGMPEEGKEVAQFFKLSALDWATSPQHFYDVKDPNDLEFVFGEVANSIVKKTGTFKYLGDGRDYSATYYYEDSYFYNSAYLYNEHLATMSLNLELSAWASADAGDSYENKSNNAYNLLTDIGFTDFESNDWFKAKPTKDSIGAVAARKKITEDGKDYTLVALAVRGGGYESEWASNFTIGESGQHQGFSEARDQVLTFLQEYISDKEIQGDIKLWITGFSRGAATANMVAGKIDEGGVSFPGTTLALHDMYAYTFETPAGAQLSDMKSDVYGNIFNIINPSDLVPKVAPAVWSFTRYGIDKWLPSAETDSENSYSESLSRMLARYNALEEAAPYVVDDFLMKRIHIDGWKILPGGDPFISIIDDTKNAQSQNAFLNAYITMLTKDFLKSRSNFVGKFQNGIRDICGLFFGASSSQSEKLIAAATEKFSSKWGWLAYEMLKPNLNPWGSNEKDAYEKVAQYLKESLDEAGITAYSQTEFDNAVVTLLDLVAAVLTNHPNLATTMVKNIGGIGQAHHPELALAWMQSMDSYYTPGGAVGFSSGKYRIVRINCPVDVQVFNDDNQLVASIIDDVPQEVSTIISALNEDGEKLVFLPASEKYTVVITATGDDRMTYSINEYSPEAGEVNRLINYNDVPIVTGQELSGVVPAYNPSSLNNITEEASDTVYRLETKGTEITSSADLSGKEATSAYFTINASANDETLGLVQGSGTRQLGTFAQVEATAYADSEFLGWYKDDKVLVSKEAAYRFRVDSDSNITARFVSTVSNDANLAMLSLGKDIAFTPAFSPEHTSYTASVGNGISSVTVTAASSDPDATISGIGLKSLSVGENTINVAVTAKDNKSKKTYTITVTRAEASGGGGGGYNPPAPQLSMSMESTSLSLQDAKDTIKLGEIYSFTPVLNSGPSKLSKALKLTVDGAAVPDAKSGEVYTLSNLAAGTHTIVISYPGEGNYNATSLTKSVIVVQGDSLIKSEEPAFVNVFTDVAEGAWYYEHIMWAVKNGIVSGAGNGKYAAAKPVTRAEFVAMLARYYKADVESYGEVSFTDVSESAWYSKYIGWAAANGIVTGYGNGRFGANDNLSREQVAVILYNIHAKPPVTGLSLAYTDKKEISAWAVDAVAYWSNAGVLKGKENQLFDPKGSITRAESATVLHELENHHHQ from the coding sequence TTGTTCAAACGTTTATTGATTATTTTACTTGCAGTCTGCCTTATAACGGGAGGGGCTTCATTCCCTCTACTAAATGCAGCGGTTTATGCAGAAGAGTTACCGGATAACATGTCTGGTATGATGCAGGCCATTTCCTCTGGTGAGGATCTTACAGAAGGTCAAACAGTGGCCAGTGAGGTTTATTTGCCTATTCATCCGCCGCAAGTCCATATGACGGCTGCCAAGCCGCCGCAGTCCAATCAGAGGCTCCAAGCAGCAAAAGCATTACCATTGCCCACGAACGAAGTGCTTCGTTATTCTGTTCTCGTGCTGGATACATCAGCTTCTTCTAGTTTCGTAGATTCGAAAGGCCGTGTTTTTTACACTGCCGATACAGCTATAGATTATGTTAAGACATCTGCGAAGAAATTTATTGAAGCCACGCAAGTTGCAGATGGAACGAATTACGTAGCCATCGTTTCTTATAAAGGCTCCCAAGCTTCCGTTGTTTCTCCATTTTCAACTGATGTGAAGGCATTAGGGACGGCTATTGATAGTATCTATGCATCAAGCAATAACCGGAATGTTGCAGCCGGACTTCAAGCTGCGGATAAGCTAATCAGTGAAATATCTGAACCTTCTGCAGTGAAAAATGTTGTTCTTGTTACCACCGGGATGACCAATGATGGAAAGTCTAATTATAATGGTCACTACGATGAAAGTACGGTTGGCAGCAAATGGCGGCGCATGGATACGGAAATCCGATTATATGCGTATGCGAACGTAGCGTATGAAGCGGCGGAAGCCCTTAAACAAAAGGCAACCCTGAACACCATTGGGCTTTTTCAGACCTTTGAGGGCATGCCGGAAGAAGGAAAGGAAGTCGCGCAGTTCTTCAAGCTGAGTGCCCTGGACTGGGCGACATCACCACAGCACTTTTATGATGTGAAGGACCCAAATGACTTAGAGTTTGTGTTCGGTGAAGTGGCTAACAGCATTGTCAAGAAAACCGGTACATTTAAGTATCTGGGGGATGGCCGGGACTACAGCGCGACCTATTATTACGAGGACTCCTACTTCTACAATAGCGCATATCTGTACAATGAACATCTCGCTACAATGTCTCTCAATCTTGAACTCTCGGCTTGGGCGAGTGCAGATGCGGGTGACTCCTATGAGAATAAAAGTAACAACGCTTATAACCTTTTAACCGACATAGGGTTTACTGACTTCGAATCGAATGACTGGTTCAAGGCAAAGCCGACCAAAGACTCTATCGGTGCAGTTGCAGCCCGCAAGAAAATTACGGAAGACGGTAAAGATTATACTCTTGTCGCTTTAGCTGTTCGCGGAGGCGGATATGAAAGCGAGTGGGCAAGTAACTTTACTATCGGTGAGAGTGGTCAACATCAAGGCTTCAGTGAGGCCCGCGACCAAGTACTCACCTTTTTACAAGAATACATAAGTGACAAAGAGATCCAAGGCGACATTAAATTGTGGATTACGGGATTTAGCCGTGGTGCGGCAACAGCAAATATGGTCGCAGGTAAAATTGATGAGGGTGGGGTATCCTTCCCTGGAACAACACTTGCACTCCACGACATGTATGCCTACACGTTCGAAACGCCGGCAGGGGCACAGTTATCCGACATGAAGAGTGATGTGTACGGTAACATATTTAATATTATTAATCCTAGTGATTTAGTACCGAAGGTAGCTCCTGCAGTGTGGTCCTTTACCCGCTATGGTATTGACAAGTGGCTTCCAAGTGCCGAGACAGATTCGGAGAACAGCTACAGCGAAAGTTTATCGAGAATGCTTGCGCGTTACAATGCCTTGGAAGAAGCTGCACCGTATGTCGTAGATGACTTTTTGATGAAGAGGATTCATATTGACGGGTGGAAAATACTTCCCGGCGGCGATCCGTTTATTAGTATCATTGATGATACGAAAAACGCCCAGTCCCAGAATGCCTTCCTGAATGCTTATATCACAATGCTGACTAAGGATTTCCTGAAGAGCCGGTCGAACTTCGTGGGTAAGTTCCAAAACGGAATCAGGGATATATGCGGCCTGTTCTTTGGAGCTAGTTCATCGCAAAGTGAGAAGTTAATTGCTGCAGCAACGGAGAAATTCTCCAGTAAATGGGGTTGGCTGGCCTATGAGATGCTTAAGCCCAATCTAAATCCTTGGGGAAGCAATGAAAAGGATGCCTATGAAAAGGTCGCCCAGTATCTGAAAGAAAGTCTGGACGAGGCTGGAATTACAGCTTACTCACAGACTGAATTCGATAATGCAGTAGTTACTCTGCTAGACCTGGTTGCAGCTGTTCTGACTAACCATCCGAACCTGGCAACGACAATGGTTAAGAACATCGGTGGTATCGGGCAAGCCCATCATCCGGAGCTGGCGCTTGCGTGGATGCAATCTATGGATTCTTACTATACACCTGGCGGTGCGGTAGGATTCTCAAGCGGCAAGTACAGAATTGTGCGGATCAACTGTCCGGTTGATGTACAGGTGTTCAACGATGACAACCAGTTGGTTGCCTCGATTATTGACGATGTGCCTCAAGAAGTAAGCACGATTATATCTGCACTTAATGAGGATGGGGAGAAATTAGTCTTCCTGCCTGCATCGGAAAAGTATACGGTTGTAATTACGGCAACTGGTGATGATCGAATGACTTATTCTATCAATGAATACAGTCCTGAAGCGGGTGAAGTGAACAGGCTCATTAACTACAACGATGTGCCGATTGTAACCGGGCAAGAGCTGTCTGGCGTAGTGCCGGCGTACAATCCTTCTTCCTTAAACAACATAACTGAGGAAGCATCGGATACGGTATATCGCTTGGAAACAAAAGGAACTGAGATTACCTCAAGTGCTGACTTATCCGGTAAAGAGGCTACTTCTGCCTATTTCACAATCAATGCTTCAGCGAATGATGAAACGCTTGGGTTGGTGCAGGGTTCTGGTACGAGACAGCTGGGAACATTTGCCCAGGTTGAAGCAACTGCGTATGCCGATAGTGAGTTCCTGGGTTGGTATAAGGATGATAAGGTGCTCGTATCTAAAGAGGCGGCGTATAGATTCCGAGTGGATAGTGATTCCAATATAACCGCCAGATTTGTAAGTACAGTCTCAAATGATGCTAATCTGGCTATGCTCTCGCTTGGTAAGGATATCGCTTTTACACCGGCGTTCAGTCCGGAGCATACGAGTTATACTGCAAGTGTGGGTAATGGCATTTCAAGCGTAACAGTAACTGCGGCCTCCAGTGATCCGGACGCTACCATTAGCGGAATAGGCTTGAAATCTCTGAGTGTTGGGGAGAATACGATAAACGTAGCCGTTACTGCTAAGGATAACAAGTCGAAGAAGACATACACGATAACAGTAACAAGAGCAGAAGCATCTGGAGGAGGAGGGGGAGGATATAATCCGCCTGCACCGCAGCTATCCATGAGTATGGAATCCACTTCGCTGTCGCTTCAGGATGCTAAAGATACAATCAAGCTGGGTGAGATTTATTCGTTTACACCCGTTCTGAATTCAGGCCCGAGCAAGCTATCGAAAGCGCTGAAATTAACGGTTGATGGTGCCGCCGTCCCTGATGCAAAATCTGGTGAAGTGTACACATTATCTAATTTGGCTGCAGGCACGCACACGATAGTTATATCTTATCCGGGTGAAGGTAACTACAATGCCACAAGCCTTACTAAGAGTGTAATTGTAGTACAAGGAGACTCCCTTATTAAGTCGGAAGAACCTGCATTTGTAAATGTATTCACGGATGTTGCTGAGGGGGCATGGTACTATGAACACATTATGTGGGCCGTTAAGAATGGAATCGTAAGCGGTGCAGGGAACGGAAAATATGCTGCAGCTAAGCCAGTTACAAGAGCTGAATTTGTAGCAATGCTAGCACGATACTATAAAGCTGATGTGGAGAGCTATGGCGAGGTTTCGTTCACGGACGTGTCTGAAAGTGCTTGGTACAGCAAATATATCGGCTGGGCAGCGGCGAACGGAATAGTTACTGGTTATGGCAACGGCAGATTTGGGGCTAATGATAACCTGTCGCGCGAGCAAGTGGCTGTTATTCTGTATAACATTCATGCAAAGCCGCCGGTTACAGGGTTATCCCTTGCATATACCGATAAGAAAGAAATTTCCGCTTGGGCGGTGGATGCGGTGGCATACTGGTCCAATGCCGGTGTGCTCAAAGGCAAAGAAAATCAATTATTTGACCCGAAGGGTTCCATTACACGCGCAGAGAGCGCAACGGTTCTGCACGAACTGGAAAATCACCATCATCAGTAA
- a CDS encoding DUF6273 domain-containing protein: protein MITNKKVWFFLSLCLLCVAVFKGRDALSALEAGAFLFSADKKEQLLDLAYDRNPKKGYTVYLKEGSEYVPYLVVSSNYGGNVLLLRRELLETMMPFNKNERHMWARSQYGAYYENSSIDQYLNGEFISRFSQATQEAMVSSDITITDKASIGVTGESTIEISRKVFLLSLKELNGADSRASVAEGKTLKFFDDDYKRRVAYLPNQEANPYWTRTPETWETSIVFTIGPKATGAGGADIHSGVRPAFCLEGSTVYKQRSDIISGQTVFVIE, encoded by the coding sequence ATGATAACCAACAAAAAAGTTTGGTTTTTTTTGAGCCTGTGCCTTCTTTGCGTGGCTGTATTTAAAGGCCGTGATGCCCTTTCTGCCTTGGAGGCAGGTGCATTTCTGTTCTCAGCAGATAAGAAAGAGCAGCTCCTAGATTTAGCTTACGATCGTAATCCGAAGAAAGGCTACACGGTGTATCTCAAAGAAGGCAGCGAGTATGTGCCCTACCTTGTGGTTTCATCGAACTATGGCGGTAATGTGCTGCTATTAAGAAGAGAACTGCTAGAAACGATGATGCCGTTCAACAAGAATGAGAGGCATATGTGGGCCCGGAGTCAATACGGAGCTTATTACGAGAATAGTTCCATAGATCAGTACTTGAATGGCGAATTTATCAGCAGATTCAGTCAGGCAACACAAGAGGCTATGGTTAGTAGCGATATTACTATTACGGACAAAGCCAGTATAGGGGTTACGGGTGAGAGTACGATTGAAATTTCGCGTAAAGTATTCTTGTTGTCGTTGAAAGAATTGAATGGTGCGGACTCCAGGGCGAGTGTTGCCGAAGGCAAGACGCTAAAGTTCTTTGACGACGATTATAAGAGAAGAGTAGCGTATTTACCCAATCAGGAAGCGAATCCATACTGGACACGCACTCCTGAAACTTGGGAGACCTCCATCGTTTTTACCATAGGCCCCAAGGCAACAGGTGCAGGAGGTGCGGATATACACAGTGGGGTCCGCCCGGCTTTTTGTTTGGAAGGATCTACTGTGTATAAGCAGCGTTCTGACATAATAAGCGGGCAGACGGTTTTTGTTATTGAATGA